The following proteins come from a genomic window of Anaerobutyricum hallii:
- a CDS encoding cytidylate kinase-like family protein gives MAHLVITIGCEYGAKGNMIGKKVAKDLGIKFYDRDTVDEIIKEVGIPKEIMEKVEEGGTIAGKGAEGDVRGSFSKYADLTQRAIHVQKTIIRKLADRESCVIIGRSADYILKEQKPILRIFIYSPEDVRIQNVMKSHNFSAEDAKMFITEKDKRYHKRHLALTGSNRGDRHNRDMLIDSSLLGVDGTAELIEEVAKKVFHE, from the coding sequence ATGGCACATCTTGTTATTACAATAGGATGCGAATACGGCGCAAAAGGCAACATGATTGGGAAAAAGGTTGCCAAGGATTTAGGAATTAAGTTCTACGATCGTGATACAGTAGATGAGATTATAAAAGAAGTCGGAATTCCAAAAGAAATCATGGAAAAAGTAGAAGAAGGCGGAACAATTGCCGGAAAAGGAGCAGAAGGTGATGTTCGTGGTTCTTTCTCTAAATATGCAGACTTAACACAGCGTGCGATTCACGTCCAGAAAACAATTATCCGTAAACTTGCAGATCGAGAGTCCTGTGTGATCATCGGGCGTTCTGCTGACTATATTTTAAAGGAACAAAAACCAATTTTGCGAATTTTCATTTATTCTCCGGAAGATGTTCGAATCCAAAATGTTATGAAAAGCCATAACTTTTCTGCAGAGGATGCGAAGATGTTTATTACAGAAAAAGATAAACGTTATCATAAGCGGCATCTTGCATTAACCGGGAGTAATCGTGGTGACCGCCATAACAGGGATATGCTGATAGACAGCAGTCTTCTTGGTGTGGATGGGACAGCAGAACTGATAGAAGAAGTAGCAAAAAAAGTATTTCATGAATAG
- a CDS encoding iron-containing alcohol dehydrogenase produces the protein MEFNYFLPVNIVFGSGKVLETGELTKPYGKKALIVTGRSSAKKSGLYDKVNDSLKAAGLETALFDKVSQNPLTTTAQEGADFAKANGCDVVVAIGGGSIMDCAKAIAFLSKNEGDINDYIYNRLTSDDALPLILIPTTCGTGSEGNGFAVLTNPDNGDKKSLRCNAIVAKVSIVDPECMMTMPKKVLASVTFDALCHNIEAYTSKIAQPLTDAMSIYAIELIANNLVSVYNGTGSKKEWENITMASTIGGMVINTAGVTIAHGMEHPASGLKDIVHGQGLAALTPIVIEASYKGNEEKFAKIAKIFGGESAADCADKIRELLKSIDLECKLSDLGIAAEDISWMAENCMKVSAASIANNPVVFTQEEIAELYRKAL, from the coding sequence ATGGAATTTAATTATTTTCTGCCGGTAAACATTGTATTTGGTTCTGGAAAGGTTTTAGAGACAGGAGAATTGACCAAACCGTATGGTAAAAAGGCTTTGATCGTAACAGGAAGAAGCAGTGCGAAGAAATCAGGCCTTTATGACAAGGTCAATGACAGCTTAAAGGCGGCAGGACTTGAAACAGCTCTTTTTGATAAAGTAAGCCAGAATCCACTGACAACAACTGCTCAGGAAGGTGCAGATTTTGCTAAGGCAAATGGCTGTGATGTTGTTGTTGCCATCGGTGGTGGAAGTATTATGGACTGTGCGAAAGCTATTGCGTTTTTAAGTAAAAATGAAGGCGATATTAATGATTATATTTATAATCGTCTGACCAGTGATGATGCGCTGCCATTAATATTGATTCCGACGACCTGTGGTACCGGTTCAGAAGGGAATGGATTCGCTGTTTTGACGAATCCGGATAATGGAGACAAAAAGTCACTTCGCTGCAATGCAATCGTAGCAAAGGTATCTATCGTGGATCCGGAATGTATGATGACAATGCCAAAGAAAGTACTTGCTTCCGTTACATTTGATGCATTATGCCACAATATAGAAGCTTATACGTCCAAAATCGCACAGCCACTTACGGATGCAATGAGTATCTATGCGATTGAACTCATTGCGAACAATCTGGTTTCTGTATACAATGGAACAGGAAGTAAAAAAGAGTGGGAAAATATCACAATGGCAAGTACGATCGGTGGTATGGTCATTAATACGGCAGGAGTGACGATCGCTCATGGAATGGAGCATCCGGCAAGTGGTCTTAAAGATATCGTGCATGGGCAGGGATTAGCGGCCCTCACTCCAATAGTAATTGAAGCTTCTTATAAAGGAAATGAAGAAAAATTTGCAAAGATTGCAAAAATCTTTGGTGGAGAATCCGCCGCTGACTGCGCAGATAAAATACGTGAATTATTAAAATCTATTGATTTAGAATGTAAATTATCTGATCTTGGCATCGCTGCAGAGGATATATCATGGATGGCAGAAAACTGCATGAAGGTATCTGCTGCGAGCATAGCGAATAACCCGGTTGTATTTACACAGGAAGAGATTGCAGAGTTATATAGAAAGGCTTTGTAG
- a CDS encoding aspartate aminotransferase family protein: protein MKLKDTGLSVQDIKDKVNKYMIETYERFDFLAETAEGMYIYDENGTPYLDFYAGIAVNNAGNRNPKVVAAVKDQVDDIMHTFNYPYTIPQALLAEKVCKTLGMDKIFYQNSGTEANEAMIKMARKYGIEKYGPNKYHIVTAKMGFHGRTFGAMSATGQPGNGCQIGFGPMTYGFSYAPYNDLEAFKNACTENTIAIMVEPVQGEGGVHPATPEFLKGLREFCDEKGMLLLLDEVQTGWCRTGAVMSYMNYGVKPDIVSMAKGLGGGMPIGAICATEEVSKAFTPGSHGTTFGGHPVSCAAALAEVEELLDKDLAGNAKKVGDYFAEKLAKIPHVKEVRHQGLLVGVEFDDTISGVEVKHGCLDRKLLITAIGAHIIRMIPPLIVTEEQCDEACAIIEETVKALI from the coding sequence ATGAAATTAAAAGACACAGGACTTAGCGTACAGGATATTAAAGACAAAGTAAATAAATATATGATCGAGACATATGAGCGTTTTGATTTTCTTGCAGAAACAGCAGAAGGAATGTACATTTACGATGAGAATGGTACTCCATATCTTGATTTTTATGCAGGTATCGCCGTAAATAACGCAGGTAATAGAAATCCAAAGGTTGTTGCGGCAGTAAAAGATCAGGTTGACGATATCATGCATACTTTTAATTATCCATACACAATTCCACAGGCATTACTTGCTGAAAAAGTTTGTAAGACTCTTGGAATGGATAAGATCTTTTATCAGAACTCCGGTACAGAAGCGAATGAAGCAATGATCAAGATGGCTCGTAAATATGGTATTGAAAAGTATGGTCCAAATAAATATCATATCGTAACTGCTAAGATGGGATTCCATGGAAGAACATTTGGAGCAATGTCCGCAACAGGTCAGCCGGGTAATGGATGCCAGATTGGTTTTGGTCCGATGACATACGGTTTCTCTTATGCTCCATATAATGATTTAGAAGCATTTAAGAATGCTTGTACGGAGAATACAATCGCGATCATGGTCGAGCCGGTACAGGGTGAAGGTGGTGTTCATCCTGCAACACCAGAGTTCTTAAAGGGACTTCGAGAATTCTGTGATGAAAAGGGAATGCTTTTATTATTAGATGAAGTACAGACCGGATGGTGCAGAACCGGAGCAGTAATGTCTTACATGAATTACGGAGTAAAACCAGATATCGTTTCCATGGCAAAAGGTCTTGGCGGCGGAATGCCAATTGGAGCAATCTGTGCGACAGAAGAGGTTTCTAAAGCATTTACACCGGGTTCCCATGGAACAACATTCGGTGGACACCCTGTAAGCTGTGCTGCAGCTTTAGCAGAAGTAGAAGAACTTCTTGATAAAGACTTAGCAGGAAATGCAAAGAAAGTCGGAGATTATTTCGCAGAGAAATTAGCAAAGATTCCACACGTAAAAGAAGTAAGACATCAGGGCTTACTGGTTGGTGTAGAGTTTGATGATACAATATCCGGTGTGGAAGTAAAACATGGCTGCCTTGACAGAAAGCTTCTTATTACAGCAATTGGCGCACATATCATTCGTATGATTCCTCCGCTGATCGTTACAGAAGAACAGTGCGATGAGGCATGCGCAATTATTGAAGAAACAGTAAAAGCATTAATATAG
- a CDS encoding type IV pilus twitching motility protein PilT, which translates to MGIQEYLQEATEKGASDLFIVAGLPLTYKINRKMVRIGERLMPEDTKKLIEDIYSIAEERKIETLETAGDDDFSFSISNLGRFRVSTYRQRGSLAAVIRLIAFQLPNPEELSIPSQIMQLAEYRKGLVLVTGSAGSGKSTTLACLIDQINSTREEHIITLEDPLEFLHRHKKSIVSQREVSSDTESYKVALRASLRQSPDVILLGEMRDYETINIAMTAAETGHLVFSTLHTLGAANAVDRIIDVFPANQQRQVIVQLASVLNAVVSQQLLPDKEGKLIPAFELMTINRAIKNMIRENKVHQIDGLIASSSQEKMFSMDSYITKLYKEGKITQEVALDYAAAPELMVKTLLK; encoded by the coding sequence ATGGGAATCCAGGAATATTTGCAGGAAGCAACAGAAAAGGGCGCATCAGATTTATTTATTGTAGCAGGTCTGCCCCTTACTTATAAGATTAACCGAAAGATGGTCAGAATCGGAGAACGGCTGATGCCGGAGGATACAAAGAAACTGATTGAAGATATTTATTCGATTGCGGAGGAAAGAAAGATAGAAACATTAGAGACGGCAGGAGATGACGATTTCTCTTTCTCCATATCGAATCTGGGAAGATTCCGCGTATCTACATATCGTCAGAGAGGTTCTCTGGCAGCCGTAATCCGTCTTATAGCATTTCAGTTACCGAATCCGGAAGAACTTAGTATTCCATCCCAGATCATGCAGCTGGCAGAATACAGAAAAGGACTTGTACTTGTGACTGGTTCTGCAGGAAGCGGAAAGTCCACAACGCTTGCCTGCCTGATCGATCAGATTAACAGTACGAGGGAAGAACATATTATTACATTAGAAGATCCGCTGGAATTCCTCCACCGTCACAAAAAGAGCATTGTAAGTCAGCGCGAGGTGAGTTCTGATACAGAAAGTTATAAAGTGGCGCTCCGTGCCTCACTGCGCCAGAGTCCGGATGTGATTCTTCTTGGAGAAATGCGTGATTATGAAACAATTAATATCGCAATGACAGCAGCAGAAACCGGGCACCTTGTTTTTTCCACTTTGCATACGCTTGGTGCGGCAAATGCAGTAGACCGAATTATTGATGTGTTCCCTGCGAACCAGCAAAGACAGGTGATTGTACAGCTTGCCTCTGTATTAAATGCCGTTGTCTCCCAACAGTTATTACCGGATAAAGAGGGAAAGCTTATCCCGGCATTTGAACTTATGACTATAAATCGTGCGATTAAAAACATGATCAGAGAGAATAAAGTACATCAGATTGATGGACTGATCGCATCTTCAAGCCAGGAGAAAATGTTCTCAATGGACTCTTACATTACAAAACTATATAAAGAAGGAAAAATAACTCAGGAAGTGGCATTAGATTATGCGGCAGCTCCGGAGTTAATGGTGAAGACACTTTTAAAATAA
- a CDS encoding DUF1934 domain-containing protein: protein MARKVWLTITGIQKGFDQEEPVTLVTEGSYIYKNDVHYIFYSERTEEGAVIKNRLTISPGSVELRKTGAGNFNSVLVFDTQHNKNCIYQSPAGPMELVSDTKKIRVLHGDAHFKLQLKYSLIMNGMLVSDYNLTVLAKFME, encoded by the coding sequence ATGGCAAGAAAGGTCTGGCTGACGATAACCGGAATTCAGAAAGGTTTTGATCAGGAAGAACCTGTGACTCTGGTTACTGAAGGAAGTTATATTTATAAAAACGATGTTCATTACATTTTTTATTCAGAACGGACAGAAGAAGGGGCGGTTATTAAAAACCGCCTCACTATTTCGCCTGGCAGCGTGGAACTTCGTAAAACAGGTGCAGGCAATTTTAATTCCGTTCTTGTATTTGATACGCAGCATAATAAAAACTGTATTTATCAGTCACCGGCAGGACCGATGGAACTGGTATCTGACACAAAGAAGATCCGGGTGCTGCATGGAGATGCACATTTTAAATTACAGTTGAAGTATTCTCTTATCATGAACGGAATGTTAGTATCGGATTATAATCTGACAGTGCTGGCGAAGTTTATGGAATAG
- a CDS encoding D-alanine--D-alanine ligase family protein encodes MANKNIVVLMGGKSSEHDVSLISAKTVIESIDKDRYSVIMVGITKDGQWKLIDTMAHLEDGSWVNSKTSAYICPDTGSKELLLERGGKTERISIDVVFPVLHGMNGEDGTVQGLLELAAIPYVGCGVLASACSMDKFYTKVIVDAIGVRQAKFVGVRRHELSNMDEVVARVESGVPYPVFVKPSKAGSSQGVSKAENREELVTALHLAAKHDSKILVEETIVGREIECGVLGMNEPKASGVGEVLSAEEFYSYDAKYNNEESRTVVDPELPEGKAEEIRKDAVAIFKALDCSGLSRVDFFLTKDTNEVVFNEINTLPGFTAISMYPMLWEARGLNKKALVQKLIDLAMNRYDV; translated from the coding sequence TTGGCTAATAAAAATATAGTAGTTCTTATGGGAGGAAAGTCATCAGAACATGATGTTTCTCTTATTTCAGCAAAAACAGTAATTGAAAGTATTGATAAAGACAGATATAGTGTGATCATGGTAGGAATCACAAAGGATGGACAGTGGAAGCTGATCGACACAATGGCTCATCTTGAAGATGGTTCCTGGGTGAACAGCAAGACGAGTGCTTACATTTGTCCGGATACCGGAAGTAAGGAACTCCTTTTAGAAAGAGGAGGTAAGACAGAACGTATTTCTATTGATGTTGTGTTCCCGGTTCTTCATGGTATGAACGGAGAAGACGGAACAGTGCAGGGACTTTTAGAGTTAGCAGCGATTCCATATGTAGGCTGTGGTGTTTTAGCTTCTGCCTGCTCTATGGATAAGTTTTATACTAAGGTAATCGTAGATGCAATTGGAGTACGCCAGGCAAAGTTTGTCGGTGTAAGAAGACATGAGCTTTCCAACATGGATGAAGTTGTAGCAAGAGTGGAATCAGGAGTTCCATATCCTGTTTTCGTAAAGCCTTCTAAAGCCGGTTCTTCGCAGGGAGTCAGCAAGGCAGAGAACAGAGAAGAACTCGTTACTGCATTACATCTTGCAGCAAAGCATGATTCTAAGATCTTAGTAGAGGAGACAATCGTAGGACGGGAGATTGAGTGTGGTGTTCTTGGAATGAATGAACCAAAGGCTTCCGGTGTTGGCGAAGTATTATCTGCAGAAGAATTCTACAGCTATGATGCGAAGTATAATAACGAGGAATCAAGAACAGTTGTAGATCCTGAGCTTCCAGAAGGAAAGGCAGAAGAGATTCGTAAAGATGCGGTAGCTATCTTTAAAGCATTAGATTGCTCTGGATTATCCAGAGTAGATTTCTTCCTTACAAAGGATACGAATGAAGTAGTATTTAATGAGATTAATACTCTTCCGGGATTTACAGCAATCAGTATGTATCCAATGCTTTGGGAAGCAAGAGGACTGAATAAGAAGGCTCTTGTTCAGAAGCTGATCGATCTTGCTATGAACAGATACGACGTATAA
- a CDS encoding anthrax toxin lethal factor-related metalloendopeptidase, translating to MRKMDNKSFVISAAYLVMALILCTGIIFYTGNGGTGKTFADITDTMPDTGSDEIVAGEEEVPLGQAPKVTVKTSKKTTTKKKKLKKAAKKTKTTTKKKTSRKKSTRRGVSVQTVTETTVRTTQKTSTKKKSKVQTVKTTVVTTVKTTKTDVGATSNFNNVAAATTGYAISKFSDIKGHVDSRVYDAFNTLGFEFNVDPELATTGVFSVQNHNIQLKRGQSSYLLHELGHFVATLKGRADKKSEFASIYNAEKGAYVGNNKSYVTQTASEYFAESFCDYTENASALKSQRPQTYNYINDLVNSISDKDIKNFYNAYGWYWN from the coding sequence ATGAGAAAAATGGATAATAAATCATTTGTGATTTCAGCAGCTTATCTTGTTATGGCGCTGATCTTATGTACAGGTATTATTTTTTATACCGGTAACGGCGGGACAGGTAAGACATTTGCAGATATAACAGATACAATGCCGGATACAGGATCTGATGAGATTGTAGCAGGTGAAGAAGAGGTTCCACTTGGACAGGCCCCTAAGGTTACAGTTAAGACTTCTAAGAAGACAACAACAAAGAAGAAGAAGTTAAAAAAAGCAGCGAAGAAGACAAAAACAACAACAAAAAAGAAAACTTCTAGAAAAAAATCTACGAGGAGAGGAGTTTCTGTTCAGACCGTAACAGAGACAACAGTTCGGACAACGCAAAAGACAAGTACAAAGAAGAAATCCAAAGTACAGACAGTTAAGACAACCGTAGTAACAACAGTTAAGACAACAAAGACAGACGTTGGAGCTACTTCTAATTTTAATAACGTAGCAGCCGCAACAACAGGATATGCGATTTCTAAGTTTAGTGATATTAAGGGACATGTGGATTCCCGAGTGTATGATGCATTTAATACTTTAGGGTTTGAGTTTAATGTTGACCCGGAATTAGCAACAACTGGTGTATTTAGTGTACAGAATCATAATATTCAGTTAAAGAGAGGTCAGTCGTCTTATTTACTTCACGAGTTGGGTCATTTCGTAGCAACCTTAAAGGGAAGAGCAGATAAGAAATCTGAATTTGCTAGTATTTATAATGCAGAAAAGGGAGCATATGTTGGTAATAATAAATCCTATGTAACACAGACTGCAAGCGAGTACTTTGCAGAATCTTTCTGTGATTATACAGAGAATGCTTCTGCATTAAAGAGCCAGCGTCCACAGACTTACAACTATATCAATGATTTAGTTAACTCTATTTCCGATAAAGATATAAAGAATTTCTATAATGCATATGGATGGTATTGGAATTAG
- a CDS encoding PucR family transcriptional regulator: MAIILEEIYEVALHRYNMKLVAGGRGLRNLVDWVHTVEEMDYVSFLKGRELIVTTGIKEKDEEMLECFVKSLYEAGASGLVINVGKYIKRVPHSVITYSEEVGFPIFVLPWEVHLVDFNRDLCNLIYKTMQEQDSLETALQKAIFSHKEEQQYMSVLHENHIHKDTEIFMVQCYFPAGGNTQAERNFDNTQFFYRFIRQCQQIFAHKKVQAVVFQKDLYITLIARISPGKEREKITEEIAQLSQQFSGQKKVYIAIGDEETIVANLWEKYRDLSYLCRWGRKKDKQICQEEELGISKLWLSIDNIKKLEKYREKTLGELERLDRENGSEYIRILKCYLETNGNIGEVATECFLHRNTVSYHLKKISEITGKALNSTKDRSDWYLAYQIDEFLELIQ, encoded by the coding sequence ATGGCGATAATATTGGAAGAAATCTATGAGGTGGCGTTACACCGTTACAATATGAAGCTGGTTGCCGGAGGAAGAGGCTTAAGAAATCTTGTTGACTGGGTACATACAGTCGAAGAGATGGATTACGTCTCTTTTTTAAAAGGCAGAGAGCTGATTGTTACAACTGGAATCAAAGAAAAAGATGAAGAAATGCTTGAATGTTTTGTAAAAAGTCTGTACGAAGCCGGAGCAAGCGGTTTGGTCATCAATGTAGGAAAGTACATAAAAAGAGTGCCGCACAGTGTTATTACGTATAGCGAAGAAGTGGGATTTCCCATTTTTGTACTGCCATGGGAAGTCCATTTAGTAGACTTCAACAGAGATTTATGCAATCTCATTTATAAGACGATGCAAGAACAAGACAGTTTAGAAACTGCACTTCAAAAAGCAATTTTTTCACATAAAGAAGAACAACAGTATATGTCGGTTCTGCATGAAAATCATATTCATAAAGACACAGAAATCTTTATGGTACAGTGTTATTTTCCGGCAGGTGGCAATACGCAGGCGGAGAGAAATTTTGATAATACGCAGTTTTTCTATCGATTCATTCGACAATGCCAGCAGATATTTGCACACAAAAAGGTGCAGGCAGTCGTTTTTCAGAAAGATTTGTATATCACACTCATAGCCCGGATATCTCCGGGAAAAGAAAGGGAAAAAATAACAGAAGAGATAGCACAGCTTTCACAGCAGTTTTCCGGACAAAAGAAGGTATATATAGCAATAGGAGATGAAGAGACGATTGTGGCAAATCTCTGGGAGAAATACAGAGATTTATCCTACTTGTGTCGCTGGGGTAGAAAAAAAGATAAGCAGATCTGTCAGGAAGAGGAACTGGGAATAAGCAAACTATGGCTGTCGATTGACAATATCAAAAAACTGGAAAAATATCGTGAAAAAACGCTGGGAGAATTAGAACGACTCGACAGGGAAAATGGCAGCGAATATATTCGTATTTTAAAATGTTATCTTGAAACAAATGGAAATATCGGCGAAGTCGCAACAGAATGTTTTCTGCATAGGAATACAGTTTCCTACCACTTGAAAAAAATTTCAGAAATTACAGGAAAAGCACTTAACTCTACCAAAGATAGAAGTGACTGGTATCTGGCATATCAGATTGATGAATTTTTGGAATTAATTCAGTAG
- a CDS encoding APC family permease produces MNKKESEFNKVFSAWDILVIAFGAMIGWGWVVSTGSWIEKGGVLGAALGFALGGVMIFFVGLTYAELTAAMPQCGGEHVFSHRAMGATGSFICTWAIVLGYVSVACFEACAFPTIITYLWPGFLKGYLYTVAGFDIYASWLAVAIIVAFIIMMINIMGAKTAAILQTVLTCIIGGAGILLIVASVINGTVDNLNGQMFVGNTAGLNIKAILGVAAMSPFYFIGFDVIPQAAEEINVPPKKIGKMLILSVILAVVFYALVIIAVGLVLDSGAIIKSQEATGLVTADAMGTAFGMKIMAKVVIVGGMCGIITSWNSFLIGGSRAMYSMAESYMIPKTFAKLHSKHKTPINALILIGVLTMLAPFAGRQLLVWISDAGNFACCLAYCMVAVSFMILRKKEPDMPRPYKVPAYKFFGTMAVIMSGFMVCMYCIPGSGGSLILPEWGMVGAWSLLGVVFYVVCKRKYKESFGDLVELISDEDAATLMPEADDEELDKVIDAAIDRVLASI; encoded by the coding sequence ATGAACAAGAAAGAATCGGAATTTAACAAAGTATTTAGTGCCTGGGATATCCTTGTCATTGCTTTTGGAGCTATGATCGGATGGGGCTGGGTTGTATCAACCGGAAGCTGGATTGAAAAAGGCGGCGTTCTCGGAGCAGCGCTTGGTTTTGCTCTTGGCGGTGTTATGATTTTCTTTGTAGGTTTAACGTATGCAGAGTTAACCGCAGCCATGCCACAGTGTGGTGGAGAGCATGTATTTAGTCATCGTGCGATGGGAGCGACAGGTTCCTTTATCTGTACATGGGCAATCGTTTTAGGATATGTCAGTGTAGCTTGTTTTGAAGCTTGTGCATTTCCAACAATCATCACTTACCTGTGGCCTGGATTTTTAAAAGGATATCTGTATACAGTTGCAGGATTTGATATATATGCTTCCTGGCTTGCAGTAGCCATTATCGTAGCATTTATTATTATGATGATAAATATTATGGGAGCCAAAACAGCCGCTATTTTACAGACAGTACTCACCTGTATCATCGGTGGTGCAGGTATTTTATTAATTGTAGCTTCTGTAATCAATGGTACTGTGGATAATCTGAATGGACAGATGTTTGTCGGAAACACCGCAGGACTTAATATCAAAGCAATTCTCGGTGTTGCAGCAATGTCACCATTTTATTTTATTGGTTTTGACGTTATTCCACAGGCAGCAGAAGAAATTAATGTTCCTCCAAAGAAAATCGGTAAAATGCTTATTTTATCTGTAATTTTAGCCGTTGTTTTCTATGCACTTGTAATTATTGCCGTAGGACTTGTTCTTGACTCAGGTGCGATCATAAAATCACAGGAAGCAACCGGACTTGTTACAGCCGATGCAATGGGAACAGCATTTGGAATGAAGATTATGGCAAAAGTAGTCATTGTCGGTGGTATGTGTGGTATTATCACATCCTGGAACTCCTTCTTAATTGGTGGTTCTCGTGCAATGTATTCCATGGCAGAATCCTATATGATTCCAAAAACTTTTGCAAAACTTCATTCAAAACATAAAACACCAATCAATGCACTTATTCTTATTGGTGTCCTTACAATGCTTGCTCCATTTGCCGGAAGACAGCTTCTTGTATGGATTTCTGATGCAGGTAACTTTGCATGTTGTCTTGCTTACTGTATGGTAGCGGTTTCCTTTATGATATTAAGAAAAAAAGAACCTGATATGCCAAGACCATATAAAGTTCCAGCTTATAAATTCTTCGGAACGATGGCAGTCATCATGTCCGGATTTATGGTATGTATGTACTGTATCCCAGGCAGCGGCGGAAGCCTGATCCTTCCTGAATGGGGAATGGTAGGAGCCTGGAGTTTACTCGGTGTAGTATTCTATGTCGTATGTAAGAGAAAATACAAAGAATCCTTCGGTGATCTTGTTGAACTTATTTCTGATGAAGATGCAGCAACACTTATGCCAGAAGCAGACGATGAAGAACTTGATAAAGTAATTGATGCAGCAATTGACAGGGTGCTGGCTTCTATTTAA
- a CDS encoding aspartate aminotransferase family protein, which yields MLRDSLPEIVTGSVPGAKAKALLDRRDEAVPKGLCGSNYPICMARGEGAMLEDVDGNRFLDWIGGVGVLNIGYSRPEVVEAVKVQAEKYFHGIFNVYVHEGYVKLAEMFNETVPCKGKKMKTYFANSGAEADENAIKIAKAYTGRDNIICFSGAFHGRTNLTMALTAKKAYALGMGPFPSGIYRAEYPYLYRAPKGYSEEEAIQYYIDKLLKLFDEAAPASDVAAIIIEPLQGEGGFIPAPIEFVKKLRKICDDNGIMLIADEVQCGNCRTGKYFTSEYWKEAGAAPDIIATAKSMGAGVPISAISAREEVMDAAPAGTIGGTYCGNPLACAAAIKTMEIMKEEDYCAKSLHIGSVVRKAFEKMKEKYDIIGDVRGIGGMLGVEFVKDKESKEPNPEFVSKLVQTALQKGLLLENAGSCGNVIRFLAPLCMTEEQMETGLKIFEESILSNL from the coding sequence ATGTTAAGAGATTCATTACCGGAAATAGTTACAGGGAGTGTACCAGGGGCGAAGGCAAAGGCTCTTTTAGATAGAAGGGATGAGGCTGTTCCAAAAGGTTTATGTGGAAGTAATTACCCAATCTGTATGGCAAGAGGGGAAGGTGCCATGCTTGAGGATGTAGATGGGAATAGGTTCCTTGACTGGATTGGTGGTGTTGGCGTTTTAAATATTGGTTACAGCAGACCAGAAGTTGTTGAGGCAGTAAAAGTACAGGCTGAGAAATATTTCCATGGGATTTTTAATGTATATGTTCATGAAGGATATGTAAAACTTGCAGAAATGTTTAATGAGACTGTTCCTTGTAAGGGCAAGAAGATGAAAACATATTTTGCAAACTCCGGTGCAGAGGCGGATGAGAATGCGATTAAGATTGCAAAAGCGTATACGGGAAGAGATAATATTATTTGCTTTTCCGGTGCATTTCATGGAAGAACGAATCTTACGATGGCGTTGACAGCAAAGAAAGCATATGCACTTGGCATGGGACCGTTCCCTTCCGGAATTTATCGTGCAGAATACCCATATCTGTATCGTGCACCAAAAGGATACAGCGAGGAAGAAGCTATTCAGTACTATATTGATAAACTGTTAAAGCTTTTTGATGAGGCGGCTCCGGCAAGTGATGTTGCGGCAATTATTATTGAGCCGTTACAGGGTGAGGGTGGATTTATTCCTGCTCCCATTGAATTTGTGAAGAAACTTCGCAAGATTTGTGATGATAACGGTATTATGCTTATTGCGGATGAGGTTCAGTGTGGTAACTGCCGTACAGGAAAGTATTTTACATCAGAATACTGGAAGGAGGCGGGAGCAGCCCCGGATATTATTGCTACAGCGAAGTCTATGGGAGCTGGTGTGCCGATCAGTGCCATTAGTGCAAGAGAAGAGGTCATGGATGCAGCCCCGGCAGGCACGATTGGCGGTACTTACTGCGGTAATCCGTTAGCTTGTGCAGCAGCGATAAAAACGATGGAAATCATGAAAGAAGAAGATTACTGTGCAAAATCCCTCCATATAGGCTCCGTCGTAAGGAAGGCGTTTGAAAAAATGAAAGAAAAATATGATATAATCGGGGATGTCAGAGGAATTGGCGGTATGCTTGGTGTAGAATTTGTCAAAGACAAAGAAAGCAAGGAGCCAAACCCGGAATTTGTATCAAAACTGGTTCAGACAGCACTTCAGAAGGGACTGTTACTGGAAAATGCAGGTTCTTGCGGCAATGTGATAAGATTCCTTGCACCATTATGCATGACGGAAGAACAGATGGAAACTGGATTAAAGATTTTTGAAGAGTCAATTTTATCCAATCTGTAA